A region from the Rhinoderma darwinii isolate aRhiDar2 chromosome 2, aRhiDar2.hap1, whole genome shotgun sequence genome encodes:
- the ALOX5AP gene encoding arachidonate 5-lipoxygenase-activating protein, whose protein sequence is MNQEIIENIVLLAIVTLISVVQNISFAFKVEHESKAQHSKSFQRTGSLAFEKVYTANQNCTDAYATFLAVLWCAGVLCSQAPAAFAGLMYLFVRQKYFVGYLGEKTQSTPGYVFGKRIIFFLFAMSLAGILNYYLVIIFGSDMENYISGLSKTFSPLLLIP, encoded by the exons ATGAATCAAGAAATCATCGAGAATATTGTCCTCCTGGCAATCGTTACATTAATCAGCGTTGTACAGAACA tTTCTTTTGCATTTAAAGTGGAACATGAATCCAAGGCTCAGCACTCCAAGAGTTTCCAGAGAACGGGCTCTCTTGCCTTTGAGAAAGTGTATACAGCAAA CCAAAATTGTACTGATGCATACGCTACTTTCCTAGCTGTGTTGTGGTGCGCTGGTGTCCTCTGTAGCCAAG CACCTGCCGCCTTTGCTGGCCTTATGTACTTGTTTGTTCGGCAGAAGTACTTTGTCGGTTACCTAGGAGAGAAgacacagag CACTCCTGGATATGTTTTTGGAAAACgcattatattttttctttttgccatGAGTCTGGCTGGGATCTTGAACTATTACCTTGTGATCATCTTTGGAAGTGATATGGAGAATTATATAAGTGGACTCAGTAAGACTTTCTCTCCTTTACTGCTCATACCATAA